A genome region from Parafrankia irregularis includes the following:
- a CDS encoding SDR family NAD(P)-dependent oxidoreductase encodes MGLLDGKVAIITGAGHGIGRGHALELARHGAKVVVNDLGGSVRGEGQGRAADETVALIEKRGGTAVADYSDVGDHEQCGALIKRAIDAFGRLDILVNNAGIVRDAAIWNMPPEDFDAVIRVHVRGTWSTCHHAARYWRAAAKSGETVHGRIINTTSGAGLGGNFGQTSYAAAKAAIVAITQTLAMELYRSGVTVNAVGPSGLTRITASIPGMGDSFEPDAVADDEWHAMDPSNSSPLVAWLASDEADHVTGQVIRSIEDRIIWMQGWKERKVIAAGQKRWDATKLSEVINQDLFETRAPGMRF; translated from the coding sequence ATGGGGCTGCTCGACGGCAAGGTCGCGATCATCACCGGCGCCGGCCACGGCATCGGGCGCGGGCACGCGCTCGAACTGGCCCGGCACGGGGCGAAGGTCGTCGTCAACGACCTCGGCGGATCGGTGCGCGGCGAGGGGCAGGGGCGGGCGGCCGACGAGACCGTCGCGCTGATCGAGAAGCGCGGCGGCACCGCGGTCGCCGACTACTCCGACGTGGGCGACCACGAGCAGTGCGGCGCGCTGATCAAGCGGGCCATCGACGCCTTCGGCCGGCTCGACATCCTCGTGAACAACGCCGGCATCGTGCGCGACGCGGCGATCTGGAACATGCCTCCGGAGGACTTCGACGCGGTCATCCGCGTCCACGTCCGCGGCACCTGGTCGACCTGCCACCATGCGGCGCGTTACTGGCGGGCGGCCGCCAAGAGCGGCGAGACCGTGCATGGACGGATCATCAACACCACCTCCGGCGCGGGGCTCGGCGGCAACTTCGGCCAGACCAGTTACGCCGCCGCCAAGGCGGCGATCGTCGCGATCACCCAGACGCTCGCGATGGAGCTGTACCGCTCAGGTGTCACGGTGAACGCGGTCGGCCCGTCCGGACTCACCCGGATCACCGCCAGCATCCCCGGCATGGGCGACTCGTTCGAGCCGGACGCGGTGGCCGACGACGAGTGGCACGCGATGGACCCGTCCAACAGCTCGCCGCTGGTCGCCTGGCTGGCCAGCGACGAGGCGGACCACGTGACCGGCCAGGTCATCCGCTCGATCGAGGACCGCATCATCTGGATGCAGGGCTGGAAGGAGCGCAAGGTCATCGCCGCCGGCCAGAAGCGGTGGGACGCGACGAAGCTCAGCGAGGTCATCAACCAGGACCTGTTCGAGACCCGCGCCCCCGGCATGCGTTTCTGA
- a CDS encoding isochorismatase family protein — protein MPVDLAELLRPAHTVLLTQECQNGVVGAQSSLPALAAAARDSGMLANVGRLAAAARAAGAGVLHAIAARRPDGRGASHNARLFAAVERAPVQQLLGTPAVEVVDEIGRAPSDLVSTRLAGLSPIAGTDADALLRNLGARTLVIVGVSANIAIPNAVFDAVNLGYQVVLPRDAICGVPTDYADVLIANTLSLVATITTTDEILGIWQP, from the coding sequence ATGCCCGTCGACCTCGCCGAGCTGCTGCGCCCGGCGCACACGGTCCTGCTCACCCAGGAATGCCAGAACGGCGTGGTCGGGGCCCAGAGCTCGCTGCCGGCGCTGGCCGCGGCGGCCCGGGACAGCGGCATGCTGGCCAACGTCGGCCGGCTCGCCGCGGCCGCCCGGGCCGCCGGGGCCGGGGTACTGCACGCCATCGCGGCCCGCCGGCCGGACGGCCGCGGCGCCAGCCACAACGCCCGGCTGTTTGCCGCGGTGGAACGCGCGCCGGTCCAGCAGTTGCTCGGCACCCCGGCGGTCGAGGTCGTCGACGAGATCGGGCGCGCCCCGTCCGATCTCGTCTCCACCCGGCTGGCGGGCCTGTCCCCCATCGCAGGCACGGACGCCGACGCCCTGCTGCGCAACCTCGGCGCCCGCACCCTGGTCATCGTCGGCGTGTCCGCCAACATCGCGATTCCCAACGCGGTGTTCGACGCGGTGAACCTCGGCTACCAGGTGGTCCTCCCCCGCGACGCGATCTGCGGAGTGCCCACCGACTACGCCGATGTCCTCATCGCGAACACTCTCTCGCTGGTCGCCACGATCACCACCACCGACGAGATCCTCGGAATCTGGCAGCCCTGA
- a CDS encoding amidohydrolase family protein, whose protein sequence is MKADDLILISVDDHLVEPPNMFDGRLPARFADVAPRVRRLDDGSDVWTFNGSVIPNIGLNAVAGRPKEEYGVEPTAFDEMRPGCFDIHERVKDMSAGGVLGSMCFPSFPGFSARVFSAADDKDLALAVVRAYNDWHIDEWCGAYPGRFIPMALPILWDPHLAAAEVRRLAAKGCHSITFTENPATLGLPSFHDEHWDPLWQALVDENVVLSIHLGSSGKLSVTAADAPVDVMITLQPMNICQAAADLLWSRVIKKFPGIRIALSEGGTGWIPYFLDRIDRTYDMHHLWTGQDFGGKLPSEVFREHFLTCFIADPVGIKLRDMIGLDNIAWECDYPHSDSSWPNAGEELAVVAADVPDDELNKITFENAMRWYSFDPFAHRPRERSTVGALRAEVAGHDVTTRSFDKGRFERTGAGTDLSALASNATA, encoded by the coding sequence ATGAAAGCGGACGATCTCATCCTCATCAGCGTGGACGACCATCTGGTCGAGCCACCGAACATGTTCGACGGGCGGCTGCCGGCCCGGTTCGCCGACGTGGCGCCGCGGGTGCGCCGGCTCGACGACGGCTCCGACGTGTGGACCTTCAACGGGTCGGTCATCCCGAACATCGGGCTGAACGCGGTGGCCGGGCGGCCCAAGGAGGAGTACGGCGTCGAGCCGACGGCCTTCGACGAGATGCGCCCGGGTTGCTTCGACATCCACGAGCGGGTGAAGGACATGAGCGCCGGCGGGGTGCTGGGCTCGATGTGCTTCCCGTCGTTCCCCGGCTTCAGCGCCCGGGTGTTCTCCGCGGCCGACGACAAGGATCTCGCCCTGGCGGTCGTTCGGGCCTACAACGACTGGCACATCGACGAGTGGTGCGGGGCCTACCCGGGCCGGTTCATCCCGATGGCGCTGCCGATCCTGTGGGATCCGCACCTGGCGGCCGCGGAGGTGCGCCGCCTCGCGGCCAAGGGCTGCCACTCGATCACCTTCACCGAGAACCCGGCGACGCTGGGGCTGCCCAGCTTCCACGACGAGCACTGGGACCCGCTGTGGCAGGCGCTGGTCGACGAGAACGTGGTGCTGTCGATCCACCTGGGCTCCTCGGGCAAGCTGTCGGTGACCGCGGCCGACGCCCCGGTCGACGTCATGATCACCCTGCAGCCGATGAACATCTGCCAGGCCGCCGCCGACCTGCTGTGGTCGCGTGTGATCAAGAAGTTCCCGGGGATCCGGATCGCCCTTTCCGAGGGCGGAACCGGCTGGATTCCGTACTTCCTCGACCGCATCGACCGCACCTACGACATGCACCACCTGTGGACGGGCCAGGACTTCGGCGGGAAGCTGCCCAGCGAGGTGTTCCGCGAGCACTTCCTGACCTGCTTCATCGCCGACCCGGTGGGCATCAAGCTGCGGGACATGATCGGCCTGGACAACATCGCCTGGGAGTGCGACTACCCGCACTCGGACTCGTCCTGGCCGAACGCGGGCGAGGAACTGGCCGTGGTCGCCGCCGACGTCCCCGACGACGAGCTGAACAAGATCACGTTCGAGAACGCGATGCGCTGGTACTCGTTCGACCCGTTCGCGCATCGCCCGCGCGAGCGCTCCACGGTCGGCGCGCTGCGCGCGGAGGTCGCCGGGCACGACGTCACCACCCGCTCCTTCGACAAGGGCCGATTCGAGCGCACCGGCGCCGGCACCGACCTGTCCGCCCTCGCAAGCAACGCCACCGCCTGA
- a CDS encoding enoyl-CoA hydratase-related protein codes for MGVAPAPGPLVTVEQVDGFAVLTLNDPAHRNALSYEMSCAIAEAVELVLAADAGAIVLTAAPPVFCAGGNLDDLIAPRVPLADTYAGMLALAHAPVPTIAAVGGAAIGAGVNLPLACDIIIAGESASFDPRFLDVGIAPGGGHLWRLAGRIGTQGAAALVLCGDRLTGAEAARSGLAWRCVPDDELTAVATRLARRAAGRQHDLVARTKETLRTTAALADADAAVAAELVVQQWSVDRPGFADHVRGIRDRLRAPRSA; via the coding sequence ATGGGCGTGGCGCCGGCCCCGGGGCCGCTGGTGACCGTCGAGCAGGTGGACGGCTTCGCGGTGCTCACGCTGAACGACCCGGCGCATCGCAACGCGCTGTCGTACGAGATGAGCTGCGCGATCGCGGAGGCGGTCGAGCTGGTGCTCGCCGCGGACGCCGGTGCGATCGTGCTCACCGCGGCCCCGCCGGTGTTCTGCGCCGGCGGCAACCTGGACGACCTGATCGCGCCGCGCGTCCCGCTCGCCGACACCTACGCGGGCATGCTCGCGCTCGCGCACGCCCCGGTGCCGACGATCGCGGCCGTCGGCGGGGCGGCCATCGGCGCGGGGGTGAACCTGCCGCTGGCCTGCGACATCATCATCGCCGGGGAGTCGGCGTCGTTCGACCCGCGCTTCCTCGACGTCGGTATCGCTCCCGGCGGCGGTCATCTGTGGCGCCTCGCCGGGCGGATCGGCACCCAGGGCGCCGCCGCGCTCGTGCTCTGCGGGGACAGGCTGACCGGCGCGGAGGCCGCCCGCAGCGGGCTGGCCTGGCGATGCGTTCCCGACGACGAGCTGACCGCGGTCGCGACCCGGCTGGCCCGGCGGGCCGCCGGGCGCCAGCACGACCTGGTGGCCCGCACCAAGGAGACGCTGCGGACCACGGCCGCGCTCGCGGACGCGGACGCGGCGGTCGCGGCCGAGCTCGTCGTGCAGCAGTGGTCCGTCGACCGGCCCGGCTTCGCCGATCACGTCCGCGGGATACGTGACCGGCTGCGAGCACCCCGCAGCGCGTGA
- a CDS encoding SDR family oxidoreductase: MGITIDLTGRRFLVVGASSGIGRATALALGRAGGRVAVVGRRAAQLDEVVAALDGGLALPADLRVDAECERAVVAATEAFGGLDAVLFPIGYSPLSLLTRTDAATWSDVFATNVTAPALVTAAAVTARGDEPGLFVYLSSNSVGNPVHGLGAYTASKAALEHTIRSWRREHPEHRFLRLSVGATMPTEIHREFGDDILGELLPKWASSGLVTADFMHVDDVGAAVAQSTALALMYGGIALDDVTLNPASAPLDPAALQELGAHAATGERPDGTTGQWSTG, translated from the coding sequence ATGGGCATCACGATCGATCTGACCGGCCGGCGCTTCCTGGTGGTGGGGGCGTCGTCCGGCATCGGGCGGGCGACCGCTCTGGCCCTGGGCCGCGCCGGCGGGCGGGTCGCTGTGGTCGGGCGGCGCGCCGCGCAGCTCGACGAGGTCGTCGCCGCCCTGGACGGCGGGCTCGCGTTACCCGCAGACCTGCGCGTGGACGCCGAATGCGAGCGTGCCGTGGTGGCGGCGACCGAGGCCTTCGGCGGCCTGGACGCGGTGCTGTTCCCGATCGGGTACTCCCCGCTGAGCCTGCTGACGAGGACGGACGCCGCCACCTGGTCCGACGTCTTCGCCACGAACGTGACCGCACCGGCGCTGGTGACCGCGGCCGCGGTCACCGCGCGGGGCGACGAGCCGGGCCTGTTCGTCTACCTGTCGTCCAACTCGGTCGGGAACCCGGTGCACGGGCTCGGCGCCTACACGGCGAGCAAGGCCGCGCTCGAGCACACCATCCGCAGCTGGCGCCGCGAACACCCCGAGCACCGGTTCCTGCGCCTCTCGGTCGGGGCGACGATGCCCACCGAGATCCACCGGGAGTTCGGCGACGACATCCTCGGTGAGCTCCTGCCGAAATGGGCGTCCTCCGGCCTGGTCACCGCCGACTTCATGCACGTGGACGACGTCGGCGCGGCGGTCGCGCAGAGCACGGCCCTCGCGCTCATGTATGGAGGGATCGCGCTCGACGACGTGACGCTCAACCCCGCCAGCGCTCCGCTCGATCCGGCGGCGCTGCAGGAACTGGGCGCGCACGCGGCCACCGGCGAACGGCCCGACGGGACCACCGGCCAGTGGAGCACCGGCTGA
- a CDS encoding acyl-CoA dehydrogenase yields MSIGLDDDHAALADSVRGFVARHAPSAAVRAAMPEWVGGALPDYWPGVVEQGLTALHLPEEHGGAGAGPVALAVVVEEAARGLLPGPLLPSLLTSSVLARYGDDDLRKRTLPALAEGSVGATALSVTGLSAQPAGDGGYRVSGTTDPVLGAPGATLLLLGATAPAGDEIWFVVEPGPGVDVRAGEPVDHTRAVGPVTLNDVLISADRCVAVGSAQVRAVAAVLFAAEATGLAQWCVDTGVAYVKVREQFGRPVGSFQAIKHKCARMFVDVQTMAAAAWDGARALDESDEQLAVAAAGAAAVCLPGATDLGLATITLLGGIGYTWEHDAHFYWRRAMVLENLLGPASRWQRELGERVRTTSRDFDVDLSDADPAFRERIAGILAEVAALPADGPARRLRLAEEGLVVPHYPRPYGLGASPIEQLVIQREYERAGLTPPMLIVGDWALPTVLAHGTDAQRDFFVPATLRGDIEWCQLFSEPGAGSDLAALSTRAEKVDGGWRLNGQKVWTSKAHEAQYGICLARTDPDAPKHKGISYFLVDMAAPGLEIRPLQEANGGFLFNEVFLNDVFVPDDRLVGEVNQGWTLARTTLGNERVSISGMQHIPVGLVELAGEPGLAAEQSDVLRELGETFGPAHALAALALRTTLRSLSGLRPGAESSVSKVLAGTLATRVAERAMRWTGPGAAVADGPAGARAQGYLTVPPKLIGGGTVEIQLNVIAERILGLPRG; encoded by the coding sequence GTGTCCATCGGTCTTGACGACGACCACGCGGCACTCGCCGACTCGGTGCGAGGGTTCGTGGCCCGCCACGCGCCGTCCGCCGCGGTCCGGGCGGCGATGCCGGAGTGGGTCGGCGGCGCACTGCCCGACTACTGGCCGGGCGTCGTCGAACAGGGGCTGACCGCCCTGCACCTGCCCGAGGAGCACGGCGGGGCCGGCGCCGGGCCGGTGGCGCTGGCGGTCGTGGTCGAGGAGGCCGCGCGCGGCCTGCTCCCCGGGCCGCTGCTGCCATCCCTGCTGACCAGCTCGGTGCTGGCCCGCTACGGGGATGACGACCTGCGCAAGCGGACCCTGCCGGCACTGGCGGAAGGGTCCGTCGGGGCCACCGCGCTGTCGGTCACCGGGCTGTCGGCGCAGCCGGCCGGGGACGGCGGCTACCGGGTGAGCGGTACGACCGATCCGGTGCTCGGCGCGCCCGGCGCCACCCTGCTGCTGCTGGGTGCGACCGCACCGGCCGGTGACGAGATCTGGTTCGTCGTGGAGCCCGGCCCCGGGGTGGACGTCCGCGCCGGCGAGCCGGTCGACCACACCCGAGCCGTCGGCCCGGTGACCCTGAACGACGTGCTGATCAGCGCCGACCGGTGCGTCGCGGTCGGCTCCGCGCAGGTGCGGGCCGTCGCCGCGGTGCTCTTCGCCGCCGAGGCGACCGGCCTCGCCCAGTGGTGCGTCGACACCGGCGTCGCCTACGTCAAGGTGCGGGAGCAGTTCGGCCGGCCCGTCGGCTCCTTCCAGGCGATCAAACACAAGTGCGCCCGGATGTTCGTCGACGTCCAGACCATGGCCGCCGCCGCGTGGGACGGCGCCCGGGCGCTCGACGAGAGCGACGAGCAGCTCGCCGTCGCGGCGGCCGGGGCGGCGGCGGTCTGCCTGCCCGGCGCCACCGACCTCGGCCTCGCGACGATCACCCTGCTCGGTGGCATCGGCTACACCTGGGAACACGACGCCCACTTCTACTGGCGCCGGGCGATGGTGCTCGAGAACCTGCTCGGCCCGGCCAGCCGCTGGCAGCGTGAGCTCGGCGAGCGGGTCCGGACGACGTCCCGCGACTTCGACGTCGACCTCTCCGACGCCGACCCGGCGTTCCGGGAGCGGATCGCCGGCATCCTCGCCGAGGTCGCGGCGCTGCCCGCCGACGGCCCCGCCCGGCGCCTGCGCCTGGCCGAGGAAGGGCTGGTCGTGCCGCACTACCCGCGGCCGTACGGCCTCGGCGCGAGCCCGATCGAGCAGCTCGTCATCCAGCGTGAGTACGAGCGTGCCGGCCTGACGCCGCCGATGCTCATCGTCGGTGACTGGGCGCTGCCGACGGTCCTCGCCCACGGCACCGACGCCCAGCGGGACTTCTTCGTCCCGGCGACGCTGCGCGGCGACATCGAATGGTGCCAGCTGTTCAGCGAGCCCGGCGCCGGCTCCGACCTCGCCGCGCTGTCCACCCGCGCCGAGAAGGTCGACGGCGGCTGGCGGCTCAACGGGCAGAAGGTCTGGACGTCGAAGGCACACGAGGCGCAGTACGGCATCTGCCTGGCCCGCACCGACCCGGACGCCCCCAAGCACAAGGGCATCTCCTACTTCCTGGTCGACATGGCCGCCCCCGGGCTGGAGATCCGCCCGCTGCAGGAGGCCAACGGCGGGTTCCTGTTCAACGAGGTGTTCCTCAACGACGTGTTCGTGCCGGACGACCGGCTGGTCGGCGAGGTGAACCAGGGCTGGACGCTGGCCCGCACCACGCTCGGCAACGAGCGGGTCAGCATCAGCGGCATGCAGCACATCCCGGTCGGGCTGGTGGAGCTCGCCGGCGAGCCGGGCCTCGCGGCGGAGCAGTCGGACGTCCTGCGGGAGCTGGGGGAGACGTTCGGGCCGGCGCACGCGCTCGCCGCGCTGGCGCTGCGCACCACACTGCGCAGCCTGTCGGGGCTGCGCCCCGGGGCGGAGTCGAGCGTCTCCAAGGTGCTGGCGGGCACCCTGGCCACCCGGGTGGCCGAACGGGCGATGCGCTGGACCGGGCCCGGCGCCGCCGTCGCCGACGGTCCGGCCGGGGCCCGTGCGCAGGGCTATCTCACGGTGCCGCCGAAGCTGATCGGCGGCGGGACCGTCGAGATCCAGCTGAACGTGATCGCCGAACGCATCCTCGGCCTGCCGCGTGGCTGA
- a CDS encoding amidohydrolase family protein yields the protein MAFPLGVPVIDTMIAFPTKDSSQYDFIRRQLKDSESRAFAFPAEYMFKSVPHDLPTDDPVSVTLGEMDRYNVEKGLIGCRGEAAQVALRTFPDRFVPSATIENPSDVMGSVRGLVADYETHGVKAVGVFPAGTYPQVAINDEKMYPIYAKCVELGIPIFVCAGVPGPRLPFAPQKVELIDQVMYDFPDLVFVTRHGCEPWTELAVKLLLKWPNLYYSTSAFAPKYYPKDIIDFANRRGADKVIYAGYFPMGLTLERIMRDMQDVPFRDEVWPKFLHENARRVLKLDA from the coding sequence ATGGCGTTTCCCCTGGGAGTCCCGGTCATCGACACGATGATCGCCTTTCCGACCAAGGACTCCTCCCAGTACGACTTCATCCGGCGTCAGCTCAAGGACTCCGAGTCGAGGGCGTTCGCGTTCCCGGCCGAGTACATGTTCAAGAGCGTGCCGCACGATCTGCCCACTGATGACCCGGTGAGCGTCACGCTGGGCGAGATGGACCGCTACAACGTCGAGAAGGGCCTGATCGGCTGCCGCGGTGAAGCCGCCCAGGTGGCCCTGCGTACCTTCCCGGACCGGTTCGTGCCGAGCGCGACGATCGAGAACCCGTCGGATGTCATGGGCAGTGTTCGCGGACTGGTCGCCGACTACGAGACCCATGGGGTGAAAGCGGTGGGTGTCTTCCCCGCCGGCACCTACCCGCAGGTCGCGATCAACGACGAGAAGATGTACCCGATCTACGCCAAGTGCGTCGAGCTGGGGATTCCCATCTTCGTCTGCGCCGGGGTGCCCGGCCCGCGGCTGCCGTTCGCGCCGCAGAAGGTCGAGCTCATCGACCAGGTGATGTACGACTTCCCGGACCTGGTGTTCGTCACCCGGCACGGTTGTGAGCCGTGGACGGAGCTGGCGGTGAAGCTGCTGCTCAAGTGGCCGAACCTCTACTACTCGACGTCCGCCTTCGCGCCGAAGTACTACCCGAAGGACATCATCGACTTCGCGAACAGGCGCGGGGCCGACAAGGTCATCTACGCGGGTTACTTCCCCATGGGGCTGACCCTCGAGCGCATCATGCGGGACATGCAGGACGTCCCGTTCCGCGACGAGGTGTGGCCGAAGTTCCTGCATGAGAACGCCCGCCGAGTTCTGAAACTGGACGCCTGA
- a CDS encoding thiolase family protein: MTDAVVVSTARTAIGRARKGSLVGLDAFALAEAVVPAVVERAGVPVSDIDDLVLAESYQGGGVIARHTAVRIGLTDVSGLATNRHCASGLSAVAIAAAGIRAGMEKVVVAGGTESLSNQILGSRRDADGNQKIWMSPPNPDTPEAPSFDMPITVGENTAREMGLTRRDVDEWTVYTQERALASIDSGAFVDEIIPLDVTLPDGTTKRFDTDEHPRRGTTLERLAELPVIRPDYPNPTVTAANSAGLNDAAAAVTLTSDDYAATHGLAPLARIRSWATAGIDPALTGLAPTLAIPKALDRAGLTISDIALFEINEAFCSVPVAAIRKLGLDPAIVNVNGSGASLGHPIAATGARMIVTMIGELRRRGASLGVVSMCAGGGMGAAMVIEII, translated from the coding sequence GTGACCGACGCTGTTGTTGTGTCGACCGCCCGCACCGCCATCGGGAGGGCCCGCAAGGGCTCCCTCGTCGGGCTGGACGCCTTCGCCCTCGCCGAGGCGGTCGTTCCCGCTGTGGTGGAGCGCGCCGGCGTGCCCGTCAGCGACATCGACGACCTCGTGCTGGCCGAGAGCTACCAGGGCGGTGGCGTGATCGCCCGGCACACCGCGGTGCGCATCGGCCTGACCGACGTGTCGGGCCTGGCCACCAACCGGCACTGCGCCTCCGGCCTGAGCGCCGTCGCGATCGCCGCCGCCGGCATCCGCGCCGGGATGGAGAAGGTCGTCGTCGCCGGCGGCACCGAAAGCCTCAGTAACCAGATCCTCGGCTCGCGCCGCGACGCCGACGGCAACCAGAAGATCTGGATGTCCCCGCCGAACCCGGACACGCCGGAGGCGCCCTCGTTCGACATGCCGATCACCGTCGGTGAGAACACCGCCCGCGAGATGGGGCTGACCCGCCGCGACGTCGACGAGTGGACCGTCTACACCCAGGAGCGCGCGCTGGCCTCCATCGACTCCGGCGCCTTCGTCGACGAGATCATCCCGCTGGACGTCACCCTTCCCGACGGCACGACCAAGCGGTTCGACACCGACGAACACCCCCGCCGCGGGACGACCCTGGAGCGCCTCGCCGAACTGCCGGTGATCCGCCCCGACTACCCGAACCCCACCGTCACCGCCGCGAACTCGGCCGGGCTCAACGACGCCGCCGCCGCGGTCACCCTGACCAGCGACGACTACGCCGCAACCCACGGCCTCGCCCCGCTGGCACGGATCCGCTCCTGGGCCACCGCCGGGATCGACCCGGCGCTGACGGGCCTCGCCCCCACACTGGCGATCCCCAAGGCCCTCGACCGCGCCGGGCTGACCATTTCCGACATCGCCCTGTTCGAGATCAACGAGGCGTTCTGCTCGGTGCCGGTCGCCGCCATCCGCAAGCTCGGCCTCGACCCCGCGATCGTCAACGTCAACGGCAGCGGCGCGAGCCTCGGCCACCCGATCGCCGCGACCGGCGCCCGGATGATCGTCACCATGATCGGCGAGCTTCGCCGGCGCGGCGCGAGCCTGGGCGTCGTCTCCATGTGCGCCGGCGGCGGCATGGGCGCCGCAATGGTCATCGAGATCATCTGA